Part of the Campylobacter sp. genome, GTCGTAGATCTTTTGCAATTGCTCGTAAATTTCGTTTGCGCTTACTGCGCCTTTTGATAGCACCTCGATTAGCACCTCGTTATCTTCAAGGTCTCCCCAGATTTTGCGGTAGCTGCCCTCTTTGTAGCCGTTATTTTGGCGGAATTTATTTAGCACGTTTTTACCGATATATTTGGCAAAAAGTATGTCTAAGCTCACTCCGCATTTAATCGCCACGCGAAAAAAATCGGTCAGTAGCTCGCCGATTTGCAGCTCAAAGCCGCTCGTTTCGTGGATTATGAGCTCGATGTCGTTTACGATCTCGTAGATGCTGTATTCGCGCACGTCGTAGGCGTAGGAGCTAAACTCCGCAAATCCGCTTACTGCCGTGACATCGCTTACGATGTGATCGATGTCTTTGCTGCCGTAATATTGCTCTAAAATATAGCTCATTACGAAGTGCCAAATATCAGCGACCTCGATGACGATATTATTCACATCCGGCGCTGCAGAGATATTTTTCCAATGCTTCCACGCAAAGCTATCGATGAGCTCTGCGCATTCCATGTAAATGCAGCGCTTCCAGTTGATAAGTTTGCCGTTTTTTGTATAGCCGTCCTCCCAGCCCACGCCATTTGTTTCGTCGTTTAGGGCTTGCTGCATCAAAAACATCTCTTTTACTTTTTTATAATTTTCCATAAAAATTCTCCTAATTTTGGCTCACGATTATAGCTAATAAAAGAAAATCATTGTATAATTTAGCAAAAAGGAGGCTTAAAATGTGTGCCGCTCAGGATAAATTCGACGAGTTTTTAGGCAGGATGAAGCTCCTGTCTCTCGGAGTTTTGCGCAATAATCTGCCATATTGCTGCAGTGCATTTTACGCCTACGATCCGCAAAATAAGGAGCTCATCATCGCAAGCGCGAGCGACTCCGAGCATATCAAAGCAGTCTTTGCCAACCGCGGAGTTGCGGCTACGGTCGCGCTGGATACGAAATTTGTAGGCAGGATCAAAGGCGTGCAGATTTGCGGCCATATCCGTAGCGCGGATGAGCGCGAAACCTCGCTATATCTTAAGCGCTTCCCGTTTGCGCGCGCGATGGAGACCGATTTTTTTACGATCAGAATTGATTGGATGAAAATGACCGATAATACTCTAACTTTCGGTAAAAAAATAATTTGGGAACGCTAGTTCGCTAAGAAATCGTCTATTTATTTTTACGAAATTTTAAACTTTGCGAGGATTAAATTTTATCTAGTAAGATTTTGAAATTTGCATAAATTCTATCTTGTCGATTTTTCAAAGAATTTCACTATTAGACCCGCTTTAAAATTTCCGCTCGGTTGGTTTTTTTGAATTTTACAGCATGGAATTTAGCGTAAAATTTCATCTTGCAAGCGGGGATTATCGCAAATTTTATTCCCTTAGAAGTGGAACCTGCCGCGTAGAATTTCGCTTGAAAATTTTAAAATTCTAAAATTTAACTTTTCAAACTTAATCTGACGCGCGAGCTTAGCTCTGCCGCTTTCTGATTTCGCTTACTAGTCGTCCGCCGATCGCGTAGTCGTCAGTGGATATTTCATCTATCGTCACGACCGTGGTTTTCTCGCCCCTGCCTAGCACGGCTACGAGGGCGTCGGTGAGGTTCTTGACGAGCCTTGCTTTTTGTTCGCGACTTAAGCCGCCACGTTCTTTGGTGATTTTGACGTTTATGTAGGGCATTAATTCTCCTTAAAATAAACGTAATTGTAGCCAAAATTTCGTCTGTGCGCCTAAAAGTGCGGAATTTTATGTTAAAATCGCCACAATCTAAATTTAAGGAGAAAATATGCCATTGTTAGATAGTTTTAAGGTCGATCATACCCGCATGAATGCCCCTGGCGTGCGGCTCGCAAAGAGTATGCGCACCAAAAGCGGCGATAAGATCAGCGTCTATGATCTGCGGTTTTGCCGCCCGAATTTAGAGATTATGAGCGAGCGCGGCACCCACACGCTGGAGCATCTTTTCGCGGGCTTCATGCGCGAGCACCTAAATAGCGCGGA contains:
- a CDS encoding 4-oxalocrotonate tautomerase family protein; translated protein: MPYINVKITKERGGLSREQKARLVKNLTDALVAVLGRGEKTTVVTIDEISTDDYAIGGRLVSEIRKRQS
- a CDS encoding dUTP diphosphatase, producing MENYKKVKEMFLMQQALNDETNGVGWEDGYTKNGKLINWKRCIYMECAELIDSFAWKHWKNISAAPDVNNIVIEVADIWHFVMSYILEQYYGSKDIDHIVSDVTAVSGFAEFSSYAYDVREYSIYEIVNDIELIIHETSGFELQIGELLTDFFRVAIKCGVSLDILFAKYIGKNVLNKFRQNNGYKEGSYRKIWGDLEDNEVLIEVLSKGAVSANEIYEQLQKIYDATK